One segment of Bradyrhizobium sp. WD16 DNA contains the following:
- a CDS encoding VOC family protein, with amino-acid sequence MHRRLSRLQMQPEPVGEKSAVNTLDGKTLSWRRTRSATAVNHGVRLFYLAREAERPHSPAVTEPAVQGLDHVVVTSPDPERAAALYGARLGLDMRLDLSRPDWGARLMFFRCGDLIVEIAHRFGEAPASPDDKLTGLSWRVDDAEAARARLAAAGVEVSAVRAGRKPGTRIFTVKNRSAGVPTLMIEPAEKPA; translated from the coding sequence ATGCATCGTCGTCTCTCCCGCCTGCAGATGCAGCCCGAGCCGGTCGGTGAGAAGAGCGCCGTCAATACCCTCGATGGCAAGACGCTGTCCTGGCGCCGCACGCGTTCGGCAACTGCGGTCAATCACGGCGTGCGGCTGTTCTATCTCGCCCGCGAGGCCGAACGGCCGCACTCGCCAGCCGTCACCGAGCCGGCGGTGCAGGGGCTCGACCACGTGGTGGTGACGTCGCCGGACCCCGAACGCGCGGCGGCGCTCTACGGGGCGCGGCTCGGCCTCGACATGCGGCTCGATCTCAGCCGGCCGGACTGGGGCGCGCGGCTGATGTTCTTCCGTTGCGGCGATCTGATCGTCGAAATCGCCCATCGCTTCGGCGAGGCGCCGGCCTCGCCCGACGACAAGCTGACGGGCCTGAGCTGGCGGGTTGATGACGCCGAGGCGGCCCGCGCACGCCTCGCCGCCGCCGGCGTCGAGGTATCGGCGGTGCGCGCGGGGCGCAAGCCCGGCACCAGGATCTTCACGGTCAAGAACCGCAGCGCCGGCGTGCCGACGCTGATGATCGAGCCGGCGGAGAAGCCGGCTTAG
- a CDS encoding VOC family protein: protein MSTPIVGLDHVTALTADLDRAIADYELLLGRRVAWRSSGDGAATALFTLPNMSLELTAPAGEGDDGARVRAALETLVRWI from the coding sequence ATGTCCACGCCGATCGTCGGGCTCGACCATGTCACGGCGCTGACCGCCGATCTCGACCGCGCGATCGCCGATTACGAGCTTTTGCTCGGCCGCCGCGTCGCTTGGCGCAGCAGCGGCGATGGCGCCGCGACCGCGCTGTTCACGCTGCCCAACATGTCGCTGGAGCTGACGGCGCCGGCAGGCGAGGGCGACGACGGCGCGCGGGTCAGGGCCGCGCTCGAGACGCTAGTGCGGTGGATCTGA
- a CDS encoding phosphodiesterase: protein MTKPVLIAQISDLHIKAPGARAYNRVDTAAALSACVAELNRLQPRPELVVISGDLADTPSAEEYDHLRALLAPLSLPYVIVPGNHDSRELMRAAFPGQHYATTSGPLNQVSSCDQLDLILLDSSVPGSPHGELTDETLAWLDASLAAAPSRPALAFLHHPPFRTGIWHMDRQNLRNADALAEIVRRHPRLKLIAAGHVHRATLTTFAGVAATICPAPNHAVDLDLGHLREPSFRVEPRAFHLHAWFPGAEFGDLVTHVVPIGDFDGPHPFFGADGKLL from the coding sequence ATGACCAAACCGGTTCTGATCGCCCAGATATCCGACCTGCACATCAAGGCGCCCGGGGCGCGGGCCTACAACCGCGTCGACACCGCCGCCGCGCTGTCGGCCTGCGTCGCCGAACTCAACCGCCTGCAGCCGCGGCCGGAGCTGGTGGTGATCTCCGGCGACCTCGCCGACACGCCGAGCGCCGAGGAATACGACCACCTGCGCGCGCTGCTGGCGCCGCTCTCGCTGCCCTACGTCATCGTGCCGGGCAATCACGATTCACGCGAATTGATGCGCGCCGCCTTTCCCGGCCAGCACTATGCCACGACGTCGGGTCCGCTCAATCAGGTCAGCAGCTGCGATCAGCTCGATCTCATTCTGCTGGATTCCAGCGTGCCGGGCTCGCCCCATGGCGAACTCACCGATGAGACTCTGGCCTGGCTCGACGCGAGCCTCGCCGCCGCGCCGAGCCGGCCGGCTCTGGCCTTCCTGCATCACCCGCCGTTTCGCACCGGTATCTGGCACATGGACCGCCAGAACCTGCGCAACGCCGATGCGCTGGCCGAGATCGTCCGCCGCCATCCCCGGCTGAAGCTGATCGCGGCCGGCCATGTCCACCGCGCGACCCTGACGACCTTCGCCGGCGTCGCCGCGACGATCTGTCCGGCGCCCAATCACGCCGTCGATCTCGACCTCGGTCACCTGCGTGAGCCGTCGTTCAGGGTCGAGCCGCGCGCCTTCCACCTCCATGCCTGGTTTCCCGGCGCGGAATTCGGCGATCTCGTCACCCATGTGGTGCCGATCGGCGATTTCGACGGGCCGCATCCGTTCTTCGGCGCCGACGGCAAGCTGCTGTAG
- a CDS encoding ABC transporter permease, translating into MRSRLIFAGQLGFTLLVAAFLVVPAVLSMVAGVTVNYFRGVQSGLTLQWVVQVWELYAPTIALSFVVALATLAVTLVAGVPAAYALHVRGGRVARAVEEIITLPLAIPGLAIALALLLTYGGFGGFRRSWLFILVGHVIFTLPFMVRSVMAVFASIDIRTLDEGAASLGASPLRRFRDVIVPNAKPGILAGALMVVTLSLGEFNLTWMLHTPLTKTLPVGLADAYASMRLEVASAYTLIFFVMIVPLLVAMQMLGDKGQQA; encoded by the coding sequence ATGCGCAGTCGTCTGATCTTCGCCGGCCAGCTCGGCTTCACCCTTCTCGTCGCCGCCTTTCTGGTGGTGCCGGCGGTGCTGTCGATGGTTGCCGGTGTCACCGTCAACTACTTTCGCGGCGTGCAGTCCGGACTGACGCTGCAATGGGTGGTTCAGGTCTGGGAGCTCTATGCCCCGACCATCGCCTTGTCCTTCGTCGTGGCGCTGGCGACGCTGGCGGTGACCCTGGTGGCCGGCGTGCCCGCGGCCTATGCCCTGCATGTCCGCGGCGGACGGGTTGCGCGGGCGGTCGAGGAGATCATCACGCTGCCATTGGCGATCCCGGGCCTTGCCATCGCGCTCGCCCTGCTGCTGACCTACGGCGGTTTCGGCGGCTTCCGCCGCTCCTGGCTGTTCATCCTGGTCGGCCACGTCATCTTCACGCTGCCCTTCATGGTGCGGTCGGTCATGGCGGTGTTCGCCAGCATCGATATCCGCACCCTCGACGAGGGCGCTGCCTCGCTCGGCGCTTCGCCGCTGCGGCGTTTCCGCGACGTCATCGTCCCCAATGCCAAGCCGGGTATTCTTGCCGGCGCCCTGATGGTGGTGACGCTGTCGCTCGGTGAATTCAATCTGACCTGGATGCTGCATACGCCGCTCACCAAGACGCTGCCGGTCGGGCTTGCCGACGCCTATGCCTCGATGCGGCTGGAAGTGGCCTCGGCCTATACGCTGATCTTCTTCGTGATGATCGTGCCGTTGCTGGTGGCGATGCAGATGCTGGGCGACAAGGGACAACAGGCATGA
- a CDS encoding ABC transporter ATP-binding protein: MNEGLGTGMGGHGAAVRIERCGKTFEDGTRALDPANLDIARGETLVLLGPSGCGKTTMLRIIAGLEPPDAGGRILFDGVDVTGVPIERRHVGMVFQSYALFPNMTVAENIGYGLKIRGVGRAERDKRVAELVALTNIGGLEDRRIDQLSGGQRQRVALARAVAVRPKILLLDEPLTALDAALRERLRAELDRLLRALGITTIYVTHDQAEAMALGDRVVVMRKGAIAQIGTPRQIYFAPRDRFVAEFIGAANIVEASARDGELLLPGGRLAVAGAGSSEHAVAMVRPETIGIVEAAASQLTGTVDSVSFTGDRQRIWITGAAAKPLAVDAPNILAVTAGDRVGLKIAADAVRLLPND; this comes from the coding sequence ATGAACGAGGGGTTGGGTACGGGAATGGGCGGGCACGGCGCGGCGGTGCGGATCGAGCGCTGCGGCAAGACCTTCGAGGACGGCACGCGGGCGCTCGACCCGGCGAATCTCGATATTGCGAGGGGTGAAACACTGGTGCTGCTCGGGCCGTCCGGCTGCGGCAAGACCACCATGCTGCGGATCATCGCCGGGCTCGAGCCGCCGGATGCCGGCGGCCGCATCCTGTTCGACGGCGTCGATGTCACCGGCGTTCCGATCGAGCGGCGCCATGTCGGCATGGTGTTCCAGTCCTATGCGCTGTTTCCCAATATGACCGTGGCCGAGAATATCGGTTACGGCCTCAAGATCCGCGGCGTCGGCCGCGCCGAGCGCGACAAGCGCGTCGCCGAACTGGTCGCGCTCACCAATATCGGCGGCCTGGAAGATCGCCGCATCGACCAGCTCTCCGGCGGCCAGCGCCAGCGGGTGGCGCTCGCCCGGGCGGTGGCGGTGCGGCCGAAAATCCTGCTGCTGGACGAGCCGCTCACGGCGCTGGACGCGGCGCTGCGCGAGCGGCTGCGGGCCGAACTCGACCGCCTGCTGCGCGCGCTCGGCATCACGACGATCTACGTCACTCACGACCAGGCCGAAGCCATGGCGCTCGGCGATCGGGTCGTGGTGATGCGCAAGGGCGCCATCGCCCAGATCGGAACGCCGCGCCAGATCTATTTCGCGCCGCGCGACCGTTTCGTCGCCGAGTTCATCGGCGCCGCCAATATTGTCGAAGCATCGGCCAGGGACGGCGAATTGCTGCTGCCCGGTGGCCGGCTGGCGGTCGCCGGCGCCGGCAGCTCCGAGCACGCCGTGGCCATGGTGCGGCCGGAAACCATCGGCATCGTCGAGGCCGCGGCCTCGCAGCTCACCGGCACCGTGGACAGCGTCAGCTTCACCGGCGACCGCCAGCGCATCTGGATTACCGGCGCGGCGGCGAAGCCGCTGGCCGTCGACGCGCCCAACATTCTCGCCGTGACCGCCGGCGATCGCGTCGGACTGAAGATCGCCGCCGACGCGGTGCGGCTGTTGCCCAACGATTGA